Within Serratia odorifera, the genomic segment AGCAGCGAACCAGCACATAGCGGGGTGAAAATGCCTCGGTTTGCTGTTGGTAATGGCGCGACTGCCCGTGACGCAGCTCCAGATCCTCCTGAATGTCATACAAAAAGACGTACACCGTGGGGCTGTCCGGCAGGCTCTCCTTGTCAAACATGTCAAACCGGATCCGGTTCGCCGTCTTGAACTCTGGGGGCAAATACGCCTCCAGCGCCGTCCGGATGTGTGTGTTCAGCTCGATCAGTGTCATATCACTCTTTTTCATCTTGCCTGGCTCCGCTGACTTCGTTTGCATTCCCATCGCCTTTGTCCTTCACGTTATTCTGCCCGTCCGCAGACGGACAGAGACTCTCTTGTCATCACACTGCCCCGCACTTCACGCGTCGGACACCGGCAGCATGAAACGCCCCATTTTGCCCAACTCAAGCCGTACCGCGCGCTCAATATCGGCCTGCGTCACCCCCCGCTGTGCCTCCGCCGCCAGCCAGCTCGCCAGCAGCGCGACGTTGCGAATGCCCGCGCCCGTCAAATCGGTCGCGGCGGCCCACTGCGCCCAATTCACACGGTCATCCACCTGGATGTCAGACGGCCAAATCGACCGCCACATACGCTCGCGCAGAGTGACGTCCGGCTCCTCGAAACGCGTGATGAACGTCAACCGGCGCGTAAATGCGTCATCCAGGTGTCCCCGGTTGTTGGTCGTCAGTACGACCAGGCCGGGGTAGTGTTCCAGTCGCTGCAACAGGTAAGACACCTGAATGTTCGCGTGCCGGTCATGTGCATCCTTGACCTCGCTGCGCTTGCCGAACAATGCATCCGCTTCGTCGAACAACAACACGGCGGTGTCGGCCACGGCCAAATCAAAAATCTTCGACAGGTTTTTTTCCGTTTCACCGACGTATTTGTTCACCACGGAGGACAGGTCAATCCGGATCAGATCCAGTCCCAGCTCACCGGCCAGGACCTCGGCCGCCATGGTCTTGCCGGTGCCCGGCGGGCCATAGAACAGCGTACTGATCCCCGTGCCGTAGCCCACCTTGCGGGCGAACCCGCGCTCAAGCACGCGTTCACGCTGTCGAATGGCCGCCAGGATCTCCCGCAACGCGGTGGTCAACTCAGGGCTGACAATCAGGTCGTCAAAGGTACGCCGGGGATGGACGCGCTCTGCCAGCTCGCCAAATTGCTGCTGTCCGCGGATCCGCAACGCCTGTTGCAGGTCACACTCCGCCAGCGGCGCCTCCGGGCCCCGTAAAAACCGATAGCCCTGCATCTCCTGCCATGTCTGCGTCACCCCGTCCGGATCAATGCGCGTACGCTGCAGCAGCCCCGCCCAATCCCAGTCCTCAGCCCCCGTTTCCGGGGCCATGCCCGCCTGCAAGAGCCTCTCGTCATCCCGGGTTGCGCGCGGCGGCAATACGATGCTCAGCCGGGGAATGTCAGGCCACACCTTGCCGGCGTCTTCCTGTGTCACCAGACAGATAATCGGTTGCCCATGATGGCGCACCTGAGATGTCAGCGCGTTCAGCTGTTCGGGGTGTTTCGCCTCGCCGTCGGCCCATCCCTGCACCAACAGCACGCCAGCATACAGACGCACGACGCACAACGCCGTGCGCAATATCTGCCCTGTGTCGGCCGCGTCCTCCGGCAACAGGCTCAGATCCATTGTCAGCAGCGGGCGTCCCGCCTCACTCGCCAGTTGTTTCATCAGCCCCGCACGCCCGGGGCCGCCTTGCAACAGCACCAGTCGGGAAGCGTGCGGGGCAAGACAGGTACGCCTGAGTTGCTCGGCGGTCAGTGCCCAGGCGCCTTCACTCAGTGACACGCCCGGGTCGGGGGCTGCCCAGTCACAGACCTCGCCCAGACCGGCATGCCAGCTGTCGGCAGGTTCCCCGTTCAGAAAATGGAACACGATCGCATTCAGACGCAAATACGTCGCGTTGGGGCCGTCCGTACGCCGGCCATTCGCGTCGACCGTTTCAACCAGCGCTTCGCGCAACAGCGCACCGCGTCGGGCATTCAGCGCCAACCGGTTTTCCAGGCGCTCAGCCTGACTGGCGCTAAACAGCGTCAGCGCCAAATCGATCCCCGACCACCGTAACTTGTCTTCCCCCTGCAGATAGGCCAGCAGAAGCTCATAGCGCACATCAAACAGGGGCAGGCATCCCAACACCAACACCTTCGTCTCGAAGGGCGTTAGCCCAAAGCGTGCGACGACCTCGGCAAGGCGTCCCTCGACAGGGGGAACCTGCAAATCCTCGAGCCAGGGCGCAATAATCGGCTGACGGATCCAGCCCGGCAAGCCGGATAACGCCTGGCGCGCGGTCTCCTGCTCATCCGGCGACAGGATCAGGCCCGCCATGTTCAGCCGATCGTCTTCATTTTGCTGCTGCCACAACAACAGCCCCTGCAGCACCAGATCCACGTACTCCAGCCAGGGCCCCAGACAGGACAGGCGCGCCTCTATCCCCGGAGCCATAGCGGTATGCACATCATTATTTTGCCGTAACGGAAGCGTCCCTGTTTCAGGGGCGCGCCCGGCGGTTTCGGTCACATCGTTTTTCATGAGATCCAATCCACACAAAGAGGAGCGGGCAGCCACGGCAGCACCACGGGGGTCAGCGGCCACGGCAATTGATGTAACAACAC encodes:
- a CDS encoding ATP-binding protein, which codes for MKNDVTETAGRAPETGTLPLRQNNDVHTAMAPGIEARLSCLGPWLEYVDLVLQGLLLWQQQNEDDRLNMAGLILSPDEQETARQALSGLPGWIRQPIIAPWLEDLQVPPVEGRLAEVVARFGLTPFETKVLVLGCLPLFDVRYELLLAYLQGEDKLRWSGIDLALTLFSASQAERLENRLALNARRGALLREALVETVDANGRRTDGPNATYLRLNAIVFHFLNGEPADSWHAGLGEVCDWAAPDPGVSLSEGAWALTAEQLRRTCLAPHASRLVLLQGGPGRAGLMKQLASEAGRPLLTMDLSLLPEDAADTGQILRTALCVVRLYAGVLLVQGWADGEAKHPEQLNALTSQVRHHGQPIICLVTQEDAGKVWPDIPRLSIVLPPRATRDDERLLQAGMAPETGAEDWDWAGLLQRTRIDPDGVTQTWQEMQGYRFLRGPEAPLAECDLQQALRIRGQQQFGELAERVHPRRTFDDLIVSPELTTALREILAAIRQRERVLERGFARKVGYGTGISTLFYGPPGTGKTMAAEVLAGELGLDLIRIDLSSVVNKYVGETEKNLSKIFDLAVADTAVLLFDEADALFGKRSEVKDAHDRHANIQVSYLLQRLEHYPGLVVLTTNNRGHLDDAFTRRLTFITRFEEPDVTLRERMWRSIWPSDIQVDDRVNWAQWAAATDLTGAGIRNVALLASWLAAEAQRGVTQADIERAVRLELGKMGRFMLPVSDA